A stretch of the Bacillus sp. B-jedd genome encodes the following:
- a CDS encoding nucleoside recognition domain-containing protein: MLINSIKKGLLVGIKTTWSLGKVIFPVTLAVSILQYTPILPWLINAIGPMMKLIGLPGDAAIPLVLGNFLNLYAAIGAILTLDFSVKEVFILAVMLSFSHNLLVESTVALKAGVKLWVVLTVRLGLAVVSAAVINLVWHGGAEQAVYGLIQAKAEPASGLLNIILEAIEKAGLGIIQLAIIVIPLMAAIQILKDLQWLGKFSKTMAPMTRTLGMKENTSTTMAAGLLFGLAYGAGVMIQAVEEDGVSKKDVTLAFIFLVACHAVVEDTLIFIPLGIPVWPLLLIRIGVAVILTLIVGTLWRKSGLVRRKEQANNIQ; encoded by the coding sequence ATGCTCATCAATTCAATCAAAAAGGGCTTATTAGTTGGCATTAAGACAACCTGGTCGCTTGGAAAGGTCATTTTTCCTGTTACACTGGCCGTTTCCATTTTGCAATACACGCCCATCCTGCCATGGCTCATCAATGCAATCGGCCCGATGATGAAATTGATTGGCCTGCCGGGGGATGCGGCAATCCCGCTCGTGCTCGGCAATTTCCTTAATCTCTATGCTGCAATCGGCGCCATCCTGACACTCGATTTCAGCGTCAAAGAGGTATTTATCCTCGCGGTCATGCTGAGCTTTTCGCATAATCTGCTCGTTGAGTCGACCGTTGCCCTGAAAGCGGGCGTCAAGCTATGGGTTGTCCTCACGGTCAGGCTCGGCCTGGCTGTTGTTTCGGCAGCTGTCATCAACCTTGTCTGGCACGGCGGAGCGGAACAGGCAGTTTACGGGCTCATCCAGGCAAAAGCAGAGCCCGCTTCCGGACTTTTGAACATCATTCTTGAAGCGATCGAAAAAGCTGGCCTTGGCATCATTCAGCTGGCCATCATCGTCATTCCGCTCATGGCCGCGATTCAAATCCTTAAAGACCTGCAATGGCTCGGCAAATTTTCGAAAACGATGGCGCCAATGACCAGAACGCTTGGGATGAAAGAAAACACATCGACGACAATGGCGGCCGGGCTCCTGTTCGGACTCGCCTATGGGGCGGGCGTCATGATTCAAGCAGTCGAAGAAGACGGCGTCAGCAAAAAGGATGTCACACTCGCGTTCATCTTCCTCGTCGCCTGCCATGCAGTCGTTGAAGACACACTCATCTTCATCCCGCTCGGCATCCCAGTTTGGCCGCTGCTGCTCATCCGGATCGGCGTCGCCGTTATCTTGACTCTGATTGTTGGAACGCTCTGGAGAAAATCCGGACTCGTGCGGCGGAAAGAACAAGCGAATAACATTCAGTAG
- the lgt gene encoding prolipoprotein diacylglyceryl transferase, translating into MEATITPLNPIAFQLGPFAVHWYGLIIGTGLALALYLAMREGDKRGLPKETFSDLLIWAIPIAIISARIYYVIFQWDYYAAHPGDIIKIWNGGIAIYGALIGSVLTAYFFTKARGISFWKLADIAAPSIILGQAIGRWGNFMNQEAHGEEVSRSFLEGLHLPDWIINQMYIDGHYYHPTFLYESLWNFAGVALLLFLRRVNLRRGESFLAYVIWYSIGRFFIEGMRTDSLMLGEIRVSQMLAIGLIVLAAGLIIYRRKKGLANAHYLDDDGKGL; encoded by the coding sequence ATGGAAGCAACGATTACACCACTCAATCCAATCGCGTTCCAGCTCGGCCCGTTCGCGGTCCATTGGTATGGGCTCATCATCGGGACCGGGCTTGCGCTTGCCTTATACCTGGCGATGCGGGAAGGGGACAAAAGAGGGCTGCCGAAAGAAACCTTTTCCGACCTACTCATCTGGGCTATCCCGATCGCGATCATTTCCGCGCGCATTTATTATGTTATTTTTCAATGGGACTATTACGCCGCCCATCCCGGCGACATCATAAAAATCTGGAACGGCGGCATCGCCATTTACGGAGCGCTGATCGGCTCCGTTTTAACAGCGTATTTCTTTACGAAGGCGCGCGGCATTTCTTTTTGGAAGCTTGCCGACATCGCTGCACCGAGTATTATCCTCGGCCAGGCAATCGGCCGCTGGGGGAATTTCATGAACCAGGAAGCCCATGGGGAAGAGGTTTCCCGTTCATTTCTTGAAGGCTTGCACCTGCCGGATTGGATCATTAATCAAATGTACATTGACGGACATTATTATCACCCAACCTTCCTGTACGAATCGCTCTGGAATTTTGCCGGCGTCGCGCTGCTGCTTTTCCTCCGCCGCGTCAACCTGCGCCGTGGAGAAAGTTTTCTGGCTTACGTCATTTGGTATTCAATCGGCCGTTTCTTCATTGAAGGGATGCGCACGGACAGCCTGATGCTCGGTGAGATCAGAGTCTCGCAGATGCTCGCAATTGGCCTCATTGTGCTTGCCGCGGGATTGATTATTTACCGGCGTAAAAAAGGCCTCGCCAATGCGCACTACCTTGATGATGACGGAAAAGGATTATAG
- the hprK gene encoding HPr(Ser) kinase/phosphatase, with protein sequence MLKVRARDIYEKFNLELVAGGEGIDRPITTSDLSRPGIELAGYFNYYPAERIQLLGMTELSFFEKLDEEDRVARMEELCTDITPAIIITRGLEVPQELIDAAERESVPVLRTKFKTTRFSGNLTNFLESKLAPTTAVHGVLVDIYGVGVLITGKSGVGKSETALELVKRGHRLVADDCVEIRQEDQDTLIGTSPELIEHLLEIRGLGIINVMTLFGAGAVRSSKQITLNIDLEIWDQHKQYDRLGLDEEKMKIIDSEITKLTVPVRPGRNLAVIIEVAAMNFRLKRMGVNAAQQFTDRLSDVIHDEGAQ encoded by the coding sequence TTGCTAAAAGTTCGCGCAAGAGATATTTATGAAAAGTTCAATCTGGAGCTTGTGGCAGGCGGAGAAGGCATCGACAGGCCGATTACGACAAGTGACCTGTCCAGGCCTGGAATTGAGCTTGCAGGCTATTTCAATTATTATCCGGCTGAGCGCATCCAGCTGCTCGGCATGACGGAATTATCATTTTTTGAAAAACTGGATGAGGAAGACCGGGTTGCCAGGATGGAGGAGCTTTGCACCGACATTACCCCGGCCATCATTATTACCCGCGGACTAGAGGTACCGCAGGAATTAATCGACGCGGCCGAACGCGAATCGGTGCCGGTCCTCCGAACTAAATTCAAGACAACACGCTTTTCCGGGAACCTGACAAATTTCCTTGAAAGCAAACTCGCGCCGACAACTGCAGTCCATGGGGTCCTCGTTGATATTTACGGGGTCGGGGTCCTGATTACCGGCAAAAGTGGAGTCGGTAAAAGTGAAACCGCGCTTGAACTCGTGAAACGCGGCCACCGCCTTGTTGCCGACGACTGTGTCGAAATCCGCCAGGAAGACCAGGACACCTTGATTGGCACATCTCCCGAGCTGATCGAGCATCTCCTCGAAATCCGCGGACTCGGCATCATCAACGTCATGACTTTGTTCGGAGCGGGAGCTGTCCGCAGCAGTAAGCAAATCACTCTGAATATCGATCTTGAAATTTGGGATCAGCATAAACAATATGACCGGCTCGGGCTTGACGAGGAAAAAATGAAAATCATTGATTCGGAAATTACAAAGCTGACGGTCCCAGTCCGCCCAGGCCGAAACCTGGCCGTCATTATTGAAGTCGCCGCGATGAATTTCCGGTTGAAACGGATGGGTGTTAACGCCGCCCAGCAATTCACTGACCGCCTCTCCGATGTCATCCATGATGAGGGTGCGCAGTAA
- the nagA gene encoding N-acetylglucosamine-6-phosphate deacetylase — translation MLGMLVVIKGKAVFENEVKTNQYVYLEGGKITAAGHLSELPSKYEDAEVIEIPESHTVVPGFVDLHIHGAAGADTMDATPDALRTMAEALPAEGTTAFLATTITQEHGNIERALENAASYCETGNGPGKAEIVGVHLEGPFINAKRKGAQPEEYILNPDIELFSKWQNKAKGLIKLVTMAPELENGLEFVEYLDKNGVIASIGHTDAVYEEVEKAVKAGAKHVTHLYNGMRGMHHREPGTAGAALLFKELMVEMIVDGIHIAPEMVKLSVAAKGTDRLLLVTDSMRAKCLNAGIYDLGGQDVTVGNGKAVLADGTLAGSILKMNEAVRNVATFSDLSLLDAVKMASINPAKQIGIFDKKGSIAAGKDADLVILDEAMNVEKTYCRGELAFQKGN, via the coding sequence ATGTTGGGCATGTTAGTAGTCATTAAGGGTAAGGCCGTGTTTGAAAATGAGGTAAAGACAAATCAGTATGTGTATTTGGAAGGTGGAAAGATTACAGCGGCAGGGCATTTGTCCGAGCTTCCAAGCAAATATGAGGATGCCGAAGTGATTGAAATTCCCGAATCCCATACGGTCGTGCCAGGGTTTGTCGACCTCCATATCCATGGCGCTGCCGGCGCGGATACGATGGATGCCACTCCTGACGCGCTACGGACAATGGCGGAAGCACTGCCTGCCGAAGGAACAACAGCGTTCCTCGCAACGACCATCACCCAGGAGCATGGAAATATTGAACGGGCACTTGAAAATGCCGCCAGCTATTGCGAGACCGGAAATGGACCCGGCAAGGCAGAAATCGTCGGTGTCCACCTTGAAGGTCCTTTCATTAACGCAAAAAGAAAAGGCGCCCAACCGGAGGAATACATCCTCAATCCAGATATTGAACTGTTCAGCAAATGGCAAAATAAAGCGAAAGGCTTGATCAAGCTCGTAACAATGGCGCCCGAGCTTGAAAACGGACTTGAGTTTGTTGAGTATCTTGACAAAAATGGCGTTATCGCTTCCATCGGGCATACCGATGCGGTTTATGAGGAAGTAGAAAAAGCGGTCAAAGCGGGCGCGAAGCATGTGACCCACCTTTATAACGGCATGCGGGGCATGCACCACCGCGAACCGGGTACTGCGGGTGCGGCGCTGCTGTTCAAAGAACTGATGGTCGAAATGATTGTCGACGGCATCCATATCGCGCCGGAAATGGTCAAGCTGTCAGTAGCAGCAAAAGGAACGGATCGCTTGCTGCTTGTCACTGATTCAATGCGGGCGAAATGCCTGAATGCCGGGATATATGATCTGGGTGGACAGGATGTCACTGTGGGCAATGGCAAAGCGGTATTGGCGGACGGGACTTTGGCGGGAAGCATTTTGAAAATGAATGAAGCGGTCCGGAACGTTGCCACGTTCTCCGACCTCTCCCTCCTGGACGCTGTCAAAATGGCAAGCATTAACCCAGCAAAGCAAATTGGCATTTTTGACAAAAAGGGGAGCATCGCCGCCGGTAAGGATGCCGATCTCGTCATTCTTGATGAGGCGATGAACGTCGAGAAAACCTATTGCCGGGGGGAACTGGCATTTCAAAAGGGTAATTGA